In Simplicispira sp. 125, one DNA window encodes the following:
- the fba gene encoding class II fructose-bisphosphate aldolase (catalyzes the reversible aldol condensation of dihydroxyacetonephosphate and glyceraldehyde 3-phosphate in the Calvin cycle, glycolysis, and/or gluconeogenesis), which translates to MPLVSMRELLDHAASNGYGIPAFNVNNLEQVQAVMAAADEVGAPVILQASAGARKYAGESFIKHLIQAACEAYPHIPLVMHQDHGTSPAICQGAIDLGFGSVMMDGSLMEDGKTPSSFDYNVDVTRKVVAMAHKVGVTVEGELGCLGSLETGEAGEEDGVGAVGKLDHSQMLTDPEEAALFVKATQLDALAIAIGTSHGAYKFTRKPTGDILAISRVQAINARIPNTHLVMHGSSSVPQELLAIINQYGGKMKETYGVPVEEIQKAIQFGVRKINIDTDIRLAMTGAVRKFMAENPEKFDAREWLKPAREAAKAICKQRYIEFGCEGQGAKIKGASLSVMAQKYAAGELAQVVR; encoded by the coding sequence ATGCCTCTCGTCTCGATGCGCGAATTGCTTGATCATGCTGCCAGCAATGGCTATGGCATTCCTGCCTTCAACGTCAACAACCTGGAGCAGGTCCAGGCCGTCATGGCTGCCGCCGATGAGGTGGGTGCCCCGGTGATTCTTCAGGCCAGTGCCGGTGCCCGCAAGTATGCTGGCGAGAGTTTCATCAAACATTTGATCCAGGCGGCTTGCGAAGCGTACCCGCATATTCCGCTGGTGATGCACCAGGACCATGGCACATCACCCGCCATCTGCCAGGGTGCGATCGATCTGGGTTTTGGCTCGGTGATGATGGACGGCTCGTTGATGGAGGACGGCAAGACCCCGTCGTCCTTTGACTACAACGTGGACGTGACGCGCAAGGTCGTCGCAATGGCGCACAAGGTGGGCGTCACGGTTGAAGGAGAGCTCGGCTGCCTGGGTTCGCTGGAAACCGGTGAGGCTGGCGAGGAAGACGGCGTGGGCGCAGTGGGCAAGCTTGACCATAGCCAGATGCTGACAGACCCTGAGGAAGCCGCTCTGTTCGTCAAGGCCACCCAGCTCGACGCGCTGGCCATTGCGATCGGCACCAGCCATGGCGCCTACAAATTCACGCGCAAGCCCACGGGCGACATCCTGGCGATCAGCCGCGTTCAGGCCATCAATGCCCGTATTCCCAATACCCATCTGGTGATGCACGGCAGCTCCAGCGTGCCGCAAGAACTGCTGGCAATCATCAACCAGTACGGCGGCAAGATGAAGGAGACCTACGGCGTGCCTGTCGAGGAAATCCAGAAGGCCATCCAGTTCGGTGTGCGCAAAATCAACATTGACACCGACATTCGCCTTGCCATGACGGGCGCGGTGCGCAAGTTCATGGCAGAGAACCCGGAAAAATTCGACGCCCGCGAGTGGCTCAAGCCCGCACGCGAGGCGGCCAAGGCCATTTGCAAACAGCGCTACATCGAGTTTGGCTGCGAGGGTCAGGGCGCGAAGATCAAGGGGGCGTCGCTGAGCGTCATGGCGCAAAAATACGCCG
- a CDS encoding phosphatase PAP2 family protein: protein MPQAATTAPATRSDHFRLLAWTFTALFCLIAWDAWGQDRALAHVFGSATGFPLRDHWFFVQVMHEGPRRLAWLIVLALVVFIWRPMGFLRRTERAERVQLALTTLLSLAVVTGLKYASTTSCPWDLTEFGGVARYASHWALGTLDGGGGKCFPAGHASAGFAFIGGYFALRRRQPRAARIWLACALTAGLALGGAQQVRGAHFLSHTLWTGWLCWTTGWLCDIVAQALQRRRTEDQNLASAGKVFDAVT from the coding sequence ATGCCCCAAGCCGCAACGACCGCACCCGCTACACGCTCTGACCACTTCCGCCTGCTGGCGTGGACCTTCACCGCATTGTTCTGCCTGATTGCATGGGACGCCTGGGGGCAGGATCGGGCACTCGCCCATGTTTTTGGATCAGCAACCGGATTTCCATTGCGCGACCACTGGTTCTTTGTGCAAGTCATGCACGAGGGACCGCGCCGACTCGCGTGGCTGATCGTGCTCGCGCTCGTGGTTTTCATCTGGCGCCCCATGGGTTTCTTGCGGCGCACTGAGCGTGCCGAGCGCGTACAACTGGCCCTGACCACATTGCTATCGCTGGCCGTGGTGACCGGTTTGAAATACGCAAGCACCACCAGTTGCCCCTGGGATCTGACCGAATTCGGCGGTGTGGCACGTTATGCCTCGCACTGGGCACTGGGCACCCTGGACGGCGGCGGTGGCAAATGCTTTCCGGCAGGCCACGCCTCGGCCGGCTTTGCTTTTATTGGCGGCTATTTCGCGCTGCGCCGTCGCCAGCCGCGTGCTGCACGCATCTGGCTGGCATGCGCTTTGACCGCAGGCTTGGCGTTGGGCGGAGCACAACAAGTTCGCGGAGCCCACTTCCTCAGTCATACCCTCTGGACGGGATGGCTTTGCTGGACCACAGGATGGCTGTGCGACATCGTGGCCCAAGCCCTGCAACGGCGTAGAACCGAAGACCAGAACCTTGCCAGTGCCGGAAAGGTCTTCGATGCTGTCACTTGA
- the pyk gene encoding pyruvate kinase yields the protein MTLRRATKIVATLGPASSDLVILEKMINAGVNVVRLNFSHGTAQDHIDRAQMVREAAQRAGREVAIMADLQGPKIRVGKFAEGRVMLESGASFVLDASRTELGDLSGVGLDYKELPRDTRVGDVLLLNDGLIVLTVDAVRGDAVHTTVRIGGELSNNKGINKQGGGLTAPALTGKDMDDIRTAMSFQADYVAVSFPKNATDMEMARQLCNVAAAPYRHKPGLIAKIERAEAIPRLEEILKASDGIMVARGDLAVEVGNAVVPALQKKMIRMARDMDKVVITATQMMESMITNPVPTRAEVSDVANAVLDGTDAVMLSAETAAGKYPLETVLEMAKICAAAESAEDAQLDADFSGRAFSSIDQSIAMGALFTAHHLGAKAIVAMTDSGSTALWMSRHRIHIPIYALTPKVATQRRMALFRNVRPLLMDTSADRDTALEQAESQLKLRNIVSSGDVYAITCGEPMGAPGGTNMLKICRAI from the coding sequence ATGACGTTGCGCCGTGCTACCAAGATTGTTGCCACCCTGGGTCCTGCGTCCAGTGACCTCGTCATCCTCGAAAAGATGATCAATGCAGGGGTCAACGTCGTGCGCTTGAATTTCAGCCATGGTACGGCCCAGGACCACATCGATCGGGCCCAAATGGTGCGCGAAGCGGCCCAGCGGGCCGGGCGTGAAGTGGCCATCATGGCCGACCTGCAGGGCCCCAAGATTCGGGTAGGCAAATTTGCAGAGGGGCGCGTGATGCTGGAGAGCGGCGCGTCCTTCGTGCTGGATGCTTCGCGCACCGAGCTGGGCGATCTGAGCGGTGTTGGCCTGGACTACAAGGAACTGCCGCGGGATACCCGGGTGGGAGACGTGCTTTTGCTCAACGATGGGCTGATCGTGCTTACCGTGGATGCAGTGCGCGGTGATGCCGTGCACACCACGGTGCGAATCGGTGGCGAGCTGTCGAACAACAAGGGTATCAACAAGCAGGGTGGTGGTTTGACAGCTCCCGCATTGACTGGCAAAGACATGGACGATATCCGTACTGCCATGAGTTTTCAGGCGGACTATGTGGCAGTGAGTTTTCCGAAGAATGCGACGGACATGGAGATGGCGCGCCAGTTGTGCAATGTTGCCGCAGCGCCCTACCGGCATAAGCCAGGTCTGATTGCCAAGATTGAACGTGCAGAAGCCATTCCAAGACTGGAAGAAATTCTGAAAGCCAGTGACGGCATCATGGTGGCCCGGGGCGACTTGGCGGTGGAAGTGGGCAATGCCGTCGTGCCCGCCTTGCAGAAGAAAATGATCCGCATGGCACGGGACATGGACAAGGTGGTCATTACTGCCACGCAGATGATGGAGAGCATGATCACCAACCCGGTGCCCACGCGGGCAGAAGTTAGCGATGTGGCCAATGCGGTACTTGATGGAACCGATGCGGTCATGCTCAGCGCCGAGACGGCGGCAGGAAAGTACCCGCTGGAAACCGTGCTGGAAATGGCCAAGATTTGTGCTGCTGCCGAATCAGCGGAAGATGCACAACTCGATGCCGATTTCTCGGGGCGTGCCTTCTCCAGCATCGACCAGTCCATTGCCATGGGAGCCTTGTTCACTGCCCACCACCTGGGGGCCAAGGCTATCGTTGCCATGACGGACAGTGGTTCTACGGCGCTCTGGATGAGTCGTCACCGTATCCATATTCCCATCTACGCACTCACGCCCAAGGTCGCCACGCAACGGCGCATGGCTTTGTTTCGCAACGTGCGCCCGCTGCTCATGGACACCAGCGCCGACCGGGATACGGCGCTTGAGCAGGCGGAGAGCCAACTCAAATTACGCAATATCGTCAGCAGCGGGGATGTCTACGCCATCACTTGTGGCGAGCCCATGGGGGCGCCAGGCGGAACCAATATGCTGAAAATTTGCCGAGCCATCTGA
- a CDS encoding FlgO family outer membrane protein, which yields MKSYALLTVLAGALLAGCASNTAPVRVEPTYQEAASNLFLQSNGEAITKLVAGFDMSTLGSGPVLVATVVNVNDMSRSAPLGRTLSEQYASVMAGKGFNVKEIKLRGEVFVKEGAGELLLSREIKDIARNQNASLVLVGTYSAAANFTFVSLKLVRTEDSRIVRGHDYALPNDRDVQRLLQVPR from the coding sequence ATGAAATCGTATGCACTTTTGACCGTACTCGCCGGCGCGCTGCTGGCAGGCTGCGCCAGCAACACTGCACCGGTGCGTGTGGAGCCCACCTACCAGGAGGCTGCCAGCAACCTGTTCCTGCAAAGTAATGGTGAGGCCATCACCAAGCTTGTGGCTGGTTTCGATATGTCCACCCTGGGCAGCGGCCCTGTGCTGGTGGCTACGGTGGTGAATGTCAATGACATGAGCCGTTCCGCTCCTTTGGGCCGTACCTTGTCCGAGCAGTACGCATCGGTCATGGCGGGCAAGGGTTTCAATGTCAAGGAGATCAAGCTCCGTGGCGAAGTGTTCGTGAAGGAAGGCGCTGGCGAGTTGCTGCTGTCGCGTGAGATCAAGGACATTGCACGCAACCAGAACGCCTCACTGGTGCTCGTCGGCACCTACTCGGCGGCAGCCAATTTCACCTTTGTCAGCCTGAAGCTGGTGCGTACAGAAGACAGCCGCATCGTGCGCGGACATGACTACGCGCTGCCGAACGACCGCGATGTTCAGCGCCTCCTGCAGGTGCCACGCTAA
- a CDS encoding phosphoglycerate kinase, whose protein sequence is MNILRFSDLCAQGRVRGQRVFIRADLNVPLDGQGAITEDTRIRASVPCIQMALDAGAAVMVTSHLGRPTEGDFKPEDSLAPVAARLASLLGREVPLLRDWVDGVQVQPGQVVLLENCRINVGEKKNAEPLARKLAALCDIFVNDAFGTAHRAEGTTYGIAQYAPIACAGPLLAAEIDAITQALAKPRRPLVAIVAGSKVSTKLSILQSLSRNVDQLIVGGGIANTFMLAAGLPIGKSLAEPSLVEEARAVISAMKARGAEVPIPTDVVTAKTFAADAIAVTKAAADVAEDDLILDIGPETARRLAAQLKSAGTIVWNGPVGVFEFAAFENGTRTIANAIAESPAFSIAGGGDTLAAIAKYGIESKVGYISTGGGAFLEVLEGKTLPAFEILEKRASN, encoded by the coding sequence ATGAACATTCTTCGCTTTTCCGATCTGTGCGCCCAAGGCCGAGTCCGTGGCCAGCGCGTTTTCATTCGTGCCGACCTGAACGTGCCGCTGGATGGCCAAGGCGCCATCACAGAGGACACGCGCATTCGCGCCTCGGTGCCCTGTATCCAGATGGCGCTGGACGCCGGTGCCGCCGTCATGGTGACCAGCCACCTGGGGCGCCCGACCGAAGGGGACTTCAAGCCCGAAGACTCCCTTGCACCGGTGGCCGCGCGCCTGGCAAGTCTGCTGGGGCGTGAGGTACCGTTGCTGCGCGACTGGGTCGACGGTGTGCAGGTTCAGCCGGGCCAGGTGGTATTGCTGGAAAACTGCCGCATTAATGTGGGTGAGAAAAAAAACGCCGAACCTCTGGCGCGCAAGTTGGCGGCCCTGTGCGACATCTTTGTGAATGACGCTTTTGGCACGGCCCACCGCGCCGAAGGCACAACCTACGGTATCGCCCAGTACGCGCCGATAGCCTGCGCAGGCCCGCTGCTGGCCGCCGAGATTGACGCCATTACCCAGGCGTTAGCGAAGCCCCGGCGCCCACTGGTGGCTATCGTGGCAGGCTCCAAGGTGTCCACCAAGCTCAGCATTCTGCAAAGCCTGTCCCGCAACGTCGATCAACTGATCGTGGGCGGCGGCATTGCCAATACCTTCATGCTCGCTGCAGGCCTGCCTATCGGCAAAAGCCTGGCTGAGCCCAGCCTGGTGGAGGAGGCCCGCGCAGTGATCTCGGCCATGAAGGCGCGTGGCGCCGAAGTGCCGATTCCTACCGATGTTGTCACGGCCAAGACCTTTGCAGCCGATGCGATCGCCGTCACCAAAGCTGCGGCCGATGTGGCCGAGGATGACCTGATCCTGGACATTGGCCCGGAGACGGCGCGCCGACTGGCCGCGCAACTCAAGTCGGCTGGCACGATTGTCTGGAATGGGCCCGTGGGCGTGTTTGAGTTCGCCGCTTTTGAAAATGGCACGCGCACCATTGCGAATGCCATTGCAGAATCCCCTGCATTCAGTATTGCCGGGGGCGGCGATACGCTGGCTGCCATTGCCAAATATGGTATCGAGAGCAAGGTGGGATATATCTCTACCGGAGGTGGCGCGTTTCTGGAAGTGCTGGAAGGTAAGACCTTGCCTGCGTTCGAAATTCTTGAAAAACGCGCTTCAAATTGA
- a CDS encoding AzlD domain-containing protein has translation MSADTIQALLAIAGLALITVLARAFFMIPEREIPMPDWLRRGLKYAPLAALTAVIAPEIFMAQGALIGTLQDARLPAVLCATGYYFWRRGILGTIVVGMLVYLPLHIGLGW, from the coding sequence ATGAGCGCGGACACGATCCAGGCCTTGCTGGCCATTGCGGGACTGGCGCTGATTACGGTGCTGGCGCGCGCATTTTTCATGATCCCAGAGCGTGAAATTCCCATGCCAGACTGGCTGCGACGCGGCCTGAAATACGCGCCGCTGGCCGCACTCACGGCGGTGATCGCTCCAGAGATCTTCATGGCGCAGGGTGCACTGATCGGCACGTTGCAAGATGCACGCCTGCCGGCCGTGCTGTGCGCAACCGGCTACTACTTCTGGCGGCGCGGAATTCTGGGCACCATCGTCGTGGGTATGCTGGTCTATCTGCCGCTGCACATCGGGCTGGGCTGGTAG
- a CDS encoding AzlC family ABC transporter permease, giving the protein MLGTGVGVGAWGLVTGVAMVKSGMSVPVALLMSILVYAGSAQLAVLPLLAVGAPLWVVWLTAACVNLRFVIFSSMWRSYFQYLPLRQRLAIGYFSGDVIFVAFMKRFPEPRPVPEQVPFFWGAASVNWLAWQVPSVAGIVLANAIPLSWGLGFAGVLALLGVLLSLLFDRATWLATAVAGTAAVAAFALPLKLNILVAIAAAVAAGLLMEAVEQQRQRNRKIHENAAESLESSVDGASPPRRDGAA; this is encoded by the coding sequence ATGTTGGGCACGGGTGTAGGCGTGGGGGCCTGGGGTTTGGTGACGGGCGTTGCCATGGTCAAGAGTGGCATGTCGGTGCCGGTCGCGCTGCTGATGTCGATTCTGGTGTACGCCGGCAGCGCCCAGTTGGCGGTGCTCCCGCTGCTGGCCGTAGGTGCGCCGCTGTGGGTGGTGTGGCTGACCGCAGCCTGTGTCAATCTGCGTTTTGTCATTTTCAGCAGCATGTGGCGCAGCTACTTCCAGTATTTGCCTTTGCGCCAGCGGCTGGCCATCGGGTATTTCAGCGGAGACGTGATCTTCGTGGCCTTCATGAAGCGCTTTCCCGAACCCCGGCCCGTGCCCGAACAGGTGCCGTTTTTCTGGGGCGCGGCTTCCGTCAACTGGCTGGCCTGGCAAGTGCCATCGGTCGCGGGCATTGTGCTGGCCAATGCCATACCGCTTTCCTGGGGGCTGGGCTTTGCCGGGGTACTGGCCCTGTTGGGTGTGCTGTTGTCGTTGTTGTTCGATCGCGCCACCTGGCTGGCCACAGCGGTCGCCGGGACGGCGGCCGTGGCGGCTTTCGCTTTGCCACTCAAGCTCAACATCCTGGTGGCCATCGCCGCCGCCGTGGCTGCAGGCCTGCTGATGGAGGCCGTGGAGCAGCAACGCCAACGCAACAGAAAGATCCACGAAAACGCAGCTGAATCCTTGGAGTCCTCCGTCGACGGTGCGTCGCCTCCCCGAAGGGATGGGGCTGCATGA
- the fmt gene encoding methionyl-tRNA formyltransferase, with product MNIVFAGTPEFARVALQALVQAGFSVPLVLTQPDRPAGRGLKLQASPVKQYALEQGIAVEQPRSLRLDGKFPEDAARAQSVLEAVRADVMVVAAYGLILPQWVLDLPARGCLNIHASLLPRWRGAAPIHRAIEAGDAQTGVTIMQMDAGLDTGDMLLSETMPILSTDTTATLHDRLAEQGGRLIVQALVQMQGADLHRVPQPVEGVTYAHKIDKAESSVDWTQPAEAIGRHIRALTPFPGASTTLDGELIKLVDYEIDSFQRLTDKRCGQILSVNSQGITVACGEGALRLTVLQRAGGKRLAAADFVRGFPLLPGMVLGPSAQTGSGG from the coding sequence ATGAACATTGTTTTCGCCGGTACGCCGGAGTTTGCCCGTGTTGCATTGCAGGCGCTGGTGCAGGCAGGCTTCAGTGTGCCCCTGGTGTTGACGCAACCAGATCGCCCCGCCGGGCGCGGGCTGAAGTTACAAGCGTCGCCGGTCAAGCAATATGCACTGGAGCAGGGCATCGCGGTCGAGCAGCCACGCAGCCTGCGTTTGGACGGCAAGTTTCCGGAGGATGCGGCGCGTGCCCAATCCGTTTTGGAGGCCGTCCGGGCGGATGTGATGGTGGTGGCCGCTTATGGCCTGATCTTGCCGCAGTGGGTACTGGATCTGCCAGCCCGAGGGTGCCTGAATATCCACGCCAGCCTTTTGCCGCGATGGCGTGGTGCCGCTCCCATCCACCGTGCCATCGAGGCGGGTGATGCGCAGACGGGCGTGACCATCATGCAAATGGACGCGGGCCTGGACACTGGTGACATGCTGCTGAGCGAGACCATGCCCATCTTGTCCACGGACACGACCGCTACCCTGCACGACCGGCTGGCCGAACAAGGCGGGCGCCTCATTGTCCAGGCGTTGGTGCAGATGCAAGGTGCCGACCTGCATCGCGTGCCGCAACCGGTCGAAGGCGTGACTTATGCCCACAAGATCGATAAGGCGGAGAGCAGCGTGGACTGGACGCAACCAGCCGAGGCGATTGGCCGTCACATTCGTGCGCTGACGCCATTTCCCGGCGCGAGCACGACCTTGGATGGTGAGCTCATTAAATTGGTTGATTATGAAATTGATAGCTTCCAGCGCTTGACAGATAAGCGTTGCGGCCAGATTTTATCTGTAAATTCTCAAGGTATCACGGTTGCCTGTGGTGAAGGTGCCCTGCGCTTGACGGTGCTGCAGCGCGCCGGCGGAAAACGTTTGGCAGCCGCCGATTTTGTGCGGGGATTTCCCTTGCTGCCGGGCATGGTGCTGGGCCCGTCTGCACAGACCGGGAGCGGCGGGTGA
- the def gene encoding peptide deformylase — MAILPILCYPDPRLHLVAKPVQQVDDRVRQLVSDMLETMYDAHGIGLAATQVDVHERVVVIDVSEERNTPLVLINPEIVWYSPERHRGDEGCLSVPGIYDGVERADAVHVQALDAQGALRTIEASDLLAVCIQHELDHLLGKVFVEYLSPLKRNRIKSKMLKRQREERE; from the coding sequence ATGGCAATTCTTCCCATTCTTTGTTATCCCGATCCCCGTCTGCACCTTGTGGCAAAGCCCGTGCAGCAGGTGGATGACCGTGTCCGCCAGCTCGTCTCGGACATGTTGGAGACCATGTATGACGCCCATGGCATCGGTCTGGCGGCGACCCAGGTCGACGTCCATGAGCGGGTCGTTGTGATTGATGTGTCCGAGGAGCGTAATACGCCGCTGGTGTTGATCAACCCTGAAATTGTCTGGTACAGCCCGGAGAGGCACCGGGGCGACGAAGGTTGTTTGTCCGTGCCGGGCATTTACGACGGCGTAGAGCGCGCGGATGCGGTGCACGTACAGGCCTTGGATGCCCAGGGAGCGCTACGCACCATTGAGGCCAGCGATTTGCTCGCCGTCTGCATCCAGCATGAGCTCGATCATCTGCTGGGCAAGGTCTTCGTCGAATACTTGTCGCCGCTTAAACGCAATCGCATTAAATCCAAGATGCTCAAGCGCCAGCGCGAGGAGCGTGAATGA
- a CDS encoding LysM peptidoglycan-binding domain-containing protein — protein sequence MAAITSVRRATAGAVAFLCAALVASVAQAQSQPITASQRSTAAQVAQQGVPLTELAPDAPDTYVVKRGDTLWAISGMYLKRPWRWPELWGMNLQAIHNPHLIFPGQTLYLDKTGGVARLRTTASGAPETVRVSPRTRSDSLSDTALPTLKPHLIEPFLAEPLVVDAETLKQAPRIVGTFEERVLMSTGDRIYARGDAANPLRTDPGEPRQFRVFRDAVALKDPQTGDILGYEAQYLGQAVLVRGETFEDSSNGKGGMISEYVPASLDITGIKEEIRTGDRLLPAPPRMFTSYIPHAPQLDLDARVVSIYGSSAMANAAQNDVVAINLGEQDGIEVGHVLSLMTKGNRIRDVNDGVRTDIKLPSERNGMAMVFRTFNRVSYALILDVNVPVRVGDRLVNPD from the coding sequence ATGGCGGCAATCACCAGTGTGCGACGGGCAACAGCAGGCGCAGTCGCTTTCCTCTGCGCAGCCTTGGTCGCCTCCGTGGCCCAGGCACAGAGCCAACCCATCACGGCCAGCCAGCGCAGCACTGCTGCGCAGGTTGCACAGCAGGGCGTGCCACTGACCGAACTCGCGCCCGATGCGCCCGACACCTACGTGGTCAAGCGTGGCGACACCCTCTGGGCAATCTCCGGCATGTACCTCAAACGCCCCTGGCGCTGGCCAGAGCTGTGGGGCATGAACCTGCAGGCCATTCACAATCCCCACCTGATTTTCCCGGGCCAGACTCTGTACTTGGACAAGACAGGCGGCGTTGCCCGCCTGCGCACCACAGCGTCCGGCGCGCCGGAAACCGTGCGCGTGTCTCCACGCACACGCTCGGACAGCCTTTCGGATACGGCGCTGCCCACCCTCAAACCCCACCTGATCGAACCTTTCCTGGCCGAACCTCTGGTGGTCGATGCGGAGACCCTGAAGCAGGCGCCGCGCATTGTGGGCACCTTTGAAGAGCGTGTACTGATGAGCACCGGTGACCGCATCTATGCACGGGGAGACGCCGCCAACCCACTGCGCACCGATCCGGGTGAGCCACGCCAGTTCCGCGTATTCCGCGACGCTGTCGCACTGAAAGACCCGCAGACCGGCGACATCCTCGGCTATGAAGCGCAGTACCTGGGCCAGGCGGTGCTGGTGCGAGGCGAAACATTTGAGGACAGCTCCAACGGCAAGGGCGGCATGATTTCCGAGTACGTGCCTGCGTCCCTGGACATCACGGGCATCAAGGAAGAAATCCGTACGGGCGACCGCCTGTTGCCTGCCCCCCCTCGCATGTTCACCAGCTACATCCCGCACGCACCACAACTCGACCTGGATGCCCGCGTGGTGTCGATCTACGGCAGCTCAGCCATGGCCAATGCCGCACAGAACGACGTGGTGGCCATCAACCTGGGCGAGCAGGATGGCATCGAAGTCGGCCATGTGCTCAGCCTGATGACCAAAGGCAACCGCATCCGTGACGTGAACGACGGCGTGCGCACCGATATCAAGCTCCCAAGCGAACGCAACGGCATGGCCATGGTGTTCCGCACGTTCAATCGCGTCTCGTACGCGCTCATCCTGGATGTCAATGTTCCGGTGCGCGTAGGCGATCGCTTGGTCAACCCCGACTAA
- the dprA gene encoding DNA-processing protein DprA: MDRDELAAWLRLSLTPGVGNLSARRLLAAFGLPANIFNQSAQALQTCCSAAQAKALQTAPSGWAPLLDATWTWLQAVDQPDAPARAIAPLGDPLYPPALLQTEDPPLMLYIMGPARFLQPSVLRHMRCLAMVGSRNPTPQGQENARQFAHTLRAAGLTIVSGLALGIDAAAHEGALTAATEDDTTPATIAVVGTGLDRVYPRQHLDLARKIARRGLLVSEYPLGTPPLAANFPKRNRIISGIAQGTLVVEAAPASGSLITARLASEQGREVFAIPGSIHSVQSRGCHALIRQGAKLVELAQDVLEELPWPAEVARPPETPQSTSCPEEPGAECHTLLTAMGFDPIGMDALQARTGLDTATLQVQLLDMELAGAVSRLPGGLFQRMGRA; encoded by the coding sequence ATGGATCGCGACGAACTCGCTGCATGGCTGCGGCTGTCTTTGACTCCGGGCGTCGGAAACCTGTCTGCCCGGCGTTTACTGGCAGCCTTTGGCCTGCCTGCGAATATTTTTAACCAATCGGCACAGGCCCTGCAGACTTGCTGTAGCGCAGCACAGGCCAAAGCGTTGCAGACAGCGCCTTCAGGCTGGGCGCCCTTGCTGGACGCTACCTGGACCTGGCTCCAGGCAGTCGATCAACCCGACGCTCCAGCACGAGCCATTGCCCCTCTGGGTGATCCACTGTATCCCCCGGCACTGCTCCAGACCGAAGATCCGCCTTTGATGCTGTACATCATGGGGCCCGCACGTTTTCTGCAGCCCTCTGTTTTGCGACACATGCGCTGCCTGGCCATGGTCGGAAGCCGCAACCCGACACCACAAGGACAGGAAAACGCCCGGCAATTCGCCCACACGCTGCGGGCCGCCGGACTGACGATTGTGTCGGGGCTCGCTCTGGGCATCGACGCTGCCGCGCATGAAGGCGCGCTCACCGCTGCCACGGAGGACGACACGACGCCTGCCACCATCGCCGTGGTGGGCACCGGCCTGGACCGCGTCTACCCCAGACAGCACCTCGATCTGGCCCGCAAAATCGCCAGGCGAGGGCTGCTGGTGAGTGAATACCCGCTTGGCACACCACCATTGGCGGCCAATTTCCCCAAGCGCAACCGCATCATTTCCGGTATTGCGCAGGGAACCTTGGTCGTCGAAGCTGCGCCCGCATCAGGGTCGCTGATCACCGCCCGTCTGGCCAGCGAGCAAGGCCGTGAAGTGTTTGCCATTCCAGGATCCATCCACTCGGTCCAGTCACGGGGCTGCCATGCACTCATCCGCCAGGGCGCCAAACTGGTGGAACTGGCGCAGGATGTGCTGGAAGAGTTGCCATGGCCCGCGGAGGTGGCAAGGCCGCCAGAGACACCGCAGTCTACCTCCTGCCCAGAGGAGCCTGGTGCCGAGTGCCATACCCTGCTCACCGCCATGGGGTTTGACCCCATCGGTATGGACGCCTTGCAGGCCCGCACCGGGCTTGACACAGCCACCTTGCAGGTACAACTCTTGGACATGGAGCTCGCAGGGGCTGTATCACGCCTTCCTGGCGGTCTGTTTCAGCGTATGGGCCGGGCCTGA